The DNA sequence GTCATGGGGAAGCCTAGGAGTTCTTGGTTTTGGAATTTATAAAACTACAAAGGTGTCTGACTTAACTACTAAAAATGAAATTGCTAAAAGATTTTTGATAGGAGCAGCTATCACTCAAATAACTTCTTGGGTTATTCAAGGAGTTGGTAATAATAATATTAGGAAGACAGTTGATTTGTACAATTCTATGATTAATAACATTGAGTAGAAATTATAAAATGTGCTGGCCAGCACTTTAAACTCTGACAAAATTATATGAAAATAAGAATCATCATTACTAGCCTTGTTTTATTGTTTACTATGATTAGTAGAAATTGCTATTCTCAGGATTTAATAATTCTTAATACAGGGGATGAAATTCAAAGTATCGTTAAGGAAGTGGGAATTAATATAATTAAGTATAAGAAATTTGAGAATCAGCAAGGTCCGGTATATACAATTGAAAAGTCAAAGGTATTTATGATAAAATATCAAAATGGGTCTAAAGATGTTTTTACAGAACAAAGTAATAAAAATCCTATTCCAAAAACTGATTCCATCATTGTATCTAGTAGCCCCAAAGCTTCTGTCCCTAAAGCACCTGAATACCTTACATATAAGCTAGGAGTAAAAAAAAACAAAGTAAAACTGACAAATGCTGAAGTTAGAAGTATATATGCAAATTGTCCTGAAGCACTTAATCTATTTAATGGAGGTGTAGGTTTGCATGGTGTCGCAAGTACATTAACCTGGCTTGAGATTGGGATGATGTTCCTAACAGGCTATGCTCAAAACAATTTGGATTTGATTCCCGGTGCAACTAAACAATCAGTAACAAAAAGGGGCCTTAGTATTATTGGAGGTATGATGGTTGTAGGTATTTCGTGTAATATTGGAGGACATCAGAAGAAAAAAAAATCAGTTGTAGCATACAATGAAGTTATAAAAAAAACCTTTGAGGATATAAAATAATGCTGTTTGATTATTTAGTCCACTTAATTCGATAGCCTAAATTAAACTCTAAAAACTCAGCTAACATAAAATTAACAGCTCTAATGTTTACCCCAAAAGTAAGGTTATCATATATCCTATAATTCACACCTAAACGCTGATAAAATTGGTTCCAATTGCCATACCTATAATTTCGAGCATACATTCCTATTCCAAGTACAAGTGAAAGGTCTCCAATAATCAATTCAGGTTGATAGATCAAACCAAATGTTAAGTTTTCCAGATTCCTTGGCCCCGGAGTTCCATCAGGATTGGCATTTAAACCCCACCAATAATTCATATCGACTCCTAATCCAGATCGCCATGCATTGGAATGGCGAAGTTGATAAAAAGCACTGATTCCACCCACAGCAAAATAATTTGTATCCAACTCGTGCTCAGTCAGCTGATGATCACCATAACCAAGCATGAGGTATAAATCATGTGTTTTTGTTTCCTTTTCTGCTTTTGGTAATCCACTGGTTTCTGGACGACCTCTTAAATGATATTTTAATTCTATAGAAGGAGAGTATATATTTAATCCTCTGTTTGGTCGTTCAAAACCACCATTAGAAAAATGAGAGAAGGTCAAACCTGCACCTAAATCTAGCCGTTTACTAAGCGGAACAAATGCATTCAAGCCCACATCAATATAAACAGTCATACTTCCTCCAATAGCAATATTATTTGGATTTGTAATTGAATCATAATAGCGCCAGTGCCAGGCCGTTCCAAATTGAAGATCAGCATATAACTCCATCCATTTTAATCGAAATAGTGGGATTCCTAAAAATCCATATATGGCCATCGGATTACCTAATTCTCTTGAATAAAAATCTCCAGTCCAAAAACCAATGCCATAATAAGGGGCATGATAAACCTTTTGCCATTGCGTATATCCGGGGTTTTGCCAACCCAGCTTAAATGATGCTCCTCTGTATTTATCAATTGGTAATCCGGTTTCATTTTCTCCTTTTACAAAAGGATTGGTAGGCATTATTGTACCCTGGTGATAATTGAGGCTGAGGAATATATAGTCTTTGGTTTTTAATTTTGCCGATTCATTCTGTGCTAAACATACTCCTTGAAGAAAAAGGAATATGAGAATGAATTTAATATTTTTCATACTACTAAGGACAACTTAAAAATCAAATAGTTTACAGGACTGCTTGATTTATTTATGAATTCCAAACTTATTAACTCATTGCAATTTAATTGAAAAATGAACATTAGAATCAAGAACAATAAAAAAGAACATGAGCACTTAGCACGAGGAATAATTATCAATTTATATATACTGCTGATAAACATTTCTAGATGTCTATATATTTTCATAATTTACACACCATTAAGATCATGCTAATTAATTAACAATTAACTAAATCAATTACTGTGTTTAAGATAGAATCCAAAATCGATGTAAATTCCAAAGAGTTTAAGGAAAATAAAGAAGCCTTTTTAAAACAATTGGATGCCTATAAAAAAATCCTCAGAAAAGTTTCTCAAGGTGGCTCCGAAGCAACTGTCAAGAAGCATAAAGAGAGAGGTAAATTATTGGCCAGAGAGCGAATCAATAAAATAATTGATCCCAATACTCCTTTCCTAGAATTATCGCCACTTGCTGCATATGATCAATATGAAAATGGATTTCCATCAGCAGGAATCGTAACAGGAATAGGTGTTATTCATGGCCGCGAAACGGTCATTATTGCTAACGATGCTACTGTGAAAGGTGGTACTTATATGCGCTGGACAATCAAGAAGCATTTGAGAGCTCAGGAAATTGCAATGGAAAACCAATTGCCATGTTTATATCTGGTTGATTCTGGTGGTGCTTACTTGCCTGAACAAGATACCGTATTTCCTGATAAAGAACATTTCGGTCGTTTCTTTTACAATCAAGCCCGCATGTCAGCCATGGGAATTCCTCAGGTTGCTATAGTTATGGGTTCTTGTACAGCAGGCGGAGCTTATGTTCCTGCCATGAGTGATGAGACCATTATAATTAAAAATCAGGGAACCATCTTTTTGGGTGGACCTCCTTTAGTTAAAGCGGCTACAGGCGAAGTAGTTACTCCTGAAGAATTGGGAGGAGCTGATGTACATACATCTATTTCAGGAGTTGCTGATCATTTGGCAGAAAATGATGTGCATGCTATTCAGATTTGTAGAAATATTTTTGAAAACCTGGATTATCCTATTAAACAGGTCTTAGACTTAGCACCTATTGAAGAGCCTGCTTACGATCCGGAAGAATTATATGGTATTGCTCCAACTGATTTGAGGAAAATGGTTGACCCTAGGGAAATCATAGCTCGTATAGTCGATGGTTCAAAATTTCATGAATTCAAAGAAAGATATGGAAAGACGATAATTACAGGCTTTGCTCGTATCATGGGAATGCCAGTTGGAATTATTGCTAACAATGGAGTATTGTTTAACGAATCAGCATTAAAGGGGACTCATTTTATTGAGCTTTGTACAGAACGTAAAATTCCATTGGTTTTTCTTCAAAACATTACCGGTTTTATAGTAGGAAAAGAATATGAAAGAAATGGCATTGCCAAAGATGGAGCAAAATTAGTACATGCTGTTGCAAATGCACAGATTCCAAAGTTTACCGTTTTATTCGGTGGATCATTTGGTGCCGGAAACTATGGTATGGCCGGGCGAGCTTTTAGTCCACGTTTGTTATTTATGTGGCCAAATGCAAAAATCTCTGTGATGGGTGGAATGCAAGCTGCTAATGTTCTGATTACTGTAAAACAAGATCAGTATAAGTCCAAAGGAAAAGAAATGCCCCAGGAAGAAATTGATAAAATGTATAAAGCAATAACTGAAAAATACGATCATGAAGGTTCAGCTTATTACAGTACTTCACGTCTTTGGGATGATGGAATTATTGATCCAACGGATACACGAAAAGTTATTGCTATGGGTATTGCCATGTCGATGAACAAGCAATTCCCAGATCATAATAATGGTGTATTCAGAATGTAATTTGAAAAAGGATTCAATAATTTTTAAGCATTAAATTAATAGTTGATGAAGACATATCGAAATATCGAATTTGAAATACAGGATAGTGTAGGAACACTTTGGTTAAACAGACCTGAAGTTCACAATGCGCTAAATGCTGAAATGATTGGAGAAATTATTGACTTTTTTTCAAACATTAGTGAATACCCCGATGCACGTGTGATTTTATTGAGAGGCAGAGGCAAGTCATTTTGTGCCGGTGCCGATTTGAACTACATGAAAGGTATTGCAGAGTTTGGCTTTGAAGAAAACTATCAGGATAGTTTGAAACTGGCCAAATGTTTTAATGTTATTTATACCTGTCCGAAACCAACAATTGCAGTGGTTCATGGTGCAGCTATTGGTGGTGGAAACGGCTTATTAGCTTCCTGTGATATGATTTATTGTGATCACGAAACCAAGTTTGCTTTTAGTGAAGTAAAACTGGGTATTGCACCTGCAACAATCTCACCCTATGTGATCAAGCGAATTGGAGAATCGGGTGCCAGAGATTTAATGATAACCGGAAGAAGATTCCTGGGTGCTGAAGCCGAGAAATATCGATTGGTCAATAAATCATTAGCAGCTGAAGAACTAGATGAGTATTTAGCAAAAATTATCAAACAATTAATGACAAGTGGACCCGATGCCATGTCTGCCTGTAAACGATTAATCTATGATGTTGCTAACGAATTGACCTTTGAAGATTCAATCGATTATACAGCTAAAATGATTGCCGAATTACGTGCTTCTGATGAAGGGCAGGAGGGAATGGCATCTTTTCTGGAAAAGAGAAAACCGAATTGGGTTAAAAATTGAAAGATAAAAAGTTGAAAATTGAAGGTTGATCAAGTAATACAATATGATTCCAACCTGTAAGTTTCTAACCTTAAACCAAAAAGAATGACAAAAAGAGAAATAAAATTCAGTTTAGTATACCGCGATATGTGGCAATCATCTGGCAAATATCAACCACGTGTTGACCAGTTAAAACGCATTGCCCCTGTGATTATCGATATGGGCTGTTTCGATCGAGTTGAAACCAATGGTGGAGCTTTCGAACAGGTTAATTTGTTATATGGTGAAAATCCTAATAGAGCCGTTAGAGAATGGACTCAGCCATTTAATGATGTAGGAATTAAAACACATATGCTTGAGCGCGCATTGAATGGAATTCGCATGTTTCCAGTTCCAAAAGATGTTAGAAAGTTAATGTATCAGGTGAAAAAAGCTCAAGGAACTGACATCGCCAGATCTTTTTGTGGTTTAAACGATCATCGCAATTTGGAATTGTCGATTAAATATGCGAAAGAAGCAGGTATGATATCTCAGGCTGCTTTGAGTATCACAAAATCAGAAGTACATACTGTTGATTATTATGTAAAACTTGCCGATAAAGTTGTTGAATACGGAGCCGATGAAATTTGTCTGAAAGATATGGCTGGCATTGGTCGACCTTCAACATTAGGTAAGCTTACCAAAGCGATAAAAGATAGACATCCACATATAATTGTTCAATATCATGGTCATTCAGGTCCCGGTTTTTCTGTTGCTTCAATGCTGGAAGTTGCGAGAGCAGGAGCCGATTATGTTGATGTAGCCATGGAACCTCTTTCATGGGGAATGGTTCATCCTGATGTCATTACTATTCAGGAAATGCTGAAAGATGATGGATTTATTGTTCCTGAAATCAACATGAATGCTTATATGGAAGCACGTGCCATGACTCAAGATTTTATTGATGATTTCTTGGGATTATACATTGATCCCAAAAACAGCAGAATGTCTTCCTTACTAGTTCAATCGGGCTTACCCGGAGGAATGATGGGATCGCTTATGGCTGATCTAAAAGGTATGCATCAGGCAATCAATTTGAATTTAAAAGCACAAGGCGAAAATGAATTATCGGAAGATGATTTACTGGTTAAAATGTTTGAAGAAACTGCACACATTTGGCCCATGCTTGGCTATCCTCCATTGGTAACTCCATTCAGTCAGTATGTGAAAAATACTGCTTTGATGAATGTTTTCCAAATGTCGAAAGGCGAAAAACGATTTTCCATGGTTGACAAAAACACATGGGACATGATATTAGGGAAAGCAGGAACATTACCCGGCACATTAGATTCCGAGCTGGTGGATCTTGCCAATGAAAAAGGTTTTGAGTTTTATAAGGGAATTCCGCAAGATAATTATCCTGATGTATTGGATAAATACCGAGCCGAAATGGATGAATTAGGCTGGGAATATGGTGAGGATGATGAAGAATTGTTGGAGTTTGCCATGCATGAAGATCAGTACCGTGAATATAAATCAGGTGTAGCAAAAGAACGCTTTGAAGCCGATGTTGAAAAGAAAAGATCAGAAAAAGATAATAAAAATGTTGTTTCCATGAATACAAAACAAGCACCTAATCGCAGTTCATATAGCAAAGATGAAACTGGATTGCACGAAGCCATTACAGGATTCTTGCTGCACTCGTTAAATCAAAATGTTGCTGAAGCAAAAACAAAAGACTCTGTTTGGAATAATATTGGATTTTGGAGGCAAATCAATAGCATTGATGTGAAACATGGAGAAGACGTTTTTGTAATTGACATTCGTCAGAAGGGAAATGCTGAGTATGAATTGTTTATTCAGGAAGAACTCTATCAAGCGAAACTGATTGATGTAAGTGAAGCTGAAGTTGATTTTTCAATAGGTGATAAAAAGTTTTATGCCTCCTTTGCTCCATGTGAAGATAGAACTAAAGTAAACATTAATAAAAGCGAGTTTTGCCTGCTTCGGGAAGATATGTTAGCAACCGAACTTTCTGAGGCCAGTGGTGATAGTAGTTTAGATTCAGAAGCCAACGTAATTGCAGCACCAATTCCAGGTAAAATCTTCAAACTGAATGTGAAAGAAGGAGATGAAGTAAAGAAAGGCGATGTTATCGTTGTTATTGATGCCATGAAAATGGAGAACAATATCGAAACAAAAATAGCCGGTGTTGTGAAAGAAGTGAAAGTAGCCTTAAATGATATGGTTGATAGTGGGCAGGTAATGGTTGTGCTGGAGTAGAAATTGCTTTTTGTATTAACCTTGTATGTTGAAACTTGAAAAATATGACAGTTGAATCATTTTGTACGCGAGTCAGTATTCGGATTGGTGTGCTATTATTTTTTGTTTTTCAATTAGCTGTTTGTTCATATGCTCAAAATTATCGTTCGGGAGATACTATTCATGCTCATATTGATGTAGATAGTGCTTTCTCCATCATTCAGTATAATAAATCAAATCCTGCTTTTGTCATATTAGATGTAAGATCAATCAATGAATTTAACATTTATCATCTGTGGAATGGTGTATTATTAGATTACAATTCTCCTTCTTTTGATAGTATGCTAAACACACTGGACAAGAATAAAATCTATCTTATTCATTGTGCATCAGGGGGCAGGAGTAGCAATGCATTTAACCTGATGAAAAGCAAACAGTTTAAAATCCTGTATAATGTATTAGGAGGTATAGTCGGATGGTACAGTGCTGGGTATCCATTAACCGATTCCATTCGACCAATAATCATGTCTGTTTCAGATACCTTTCTTGAGTTCGATTCAGTACTAATAGGTGATGCTGATACAATGTCCATTACAATTACAAATTTCGGAAATGGATTATTGACCCTAAATTCAATAAGCGGAATTTCAAGTAGTGATTTTATAACAGATTTTATTCCGGGCACTGAAATTTTCGGATTATATGATTATACTTTTCAGATCATTTATAAGCCTGAGGATCACTTTCCTGACTCGATTGCAATGACCATTCATAGCAATGGAGGAGAACAGCAATATGTATTAAAAGGTGCCTGTAAAACTTCTTCCATTAAAGAAATCAATAAAGAAGATGTTGTGGTTTTTCCAAATCCCTCAAGTGGTCTTTTTTACATAAAAGCAAATGATATTAAAACCATTGACGTACTTAACTCTGAAGGAAGATTAGTTCAGTCAAAACAAATCAACTCAGGTGAAAATTTATTGGAAATGGATATCAGCGATTATGGAAATGGAGTTTACGTTTTGAAAATTGACACAGGAAATCAGATTATTGTGAGAAAATTGATAATTAACTAATCTCATCCGTTTAATTTCCTTTATTGTCCCTTTTATAAGAAAAAAACATATGGCATAATCTGCATGATATAACTATGTATTCATTCTTTGCTCTTCCTATAAATTTAATTATCTTGCACACGTTGTATCTGTATTAAATTAACAGATTTCTGAATTAAATTAAAATCAAAATTAAAAGGATTACATATGTACATTACAGAAGAGCATGAACTGATACGAAGTACAGTTAGAGATTTTGCCGAAAGGGAAATAAAGCCAAGAGCACAGGAATTAGATGAAAAAGCTGAATTTTCAATCGAATTAACCAATATGATTGGTGAAATGGGATTGTTTGGGATGTATATACCTGAGAAATATGGGGGACAAGGTTTAGACACACTTTCCTACATAATTGCAGTTGAAGAATTAGCTCGGATAGACAGTTCTCAAGCTGCTACTTTGGCAGCACATAATTCATTAGGTTTAGGGCCAATCTATTATTATGGCACCGATGCACAAAAGGAAGAATTGCTTCCTCAACTATGCACAGGCAAAGCCTTGTGGGGATTTGGCTTAACGGAACCCGATGCAGGTTCAGATTCAAGAGGATCAAAAACGAAAGCAGTTAAAGTTGGGGATCAATGGGTCATCAATGGTTCAAAGATTTTTATAACGAATGCTTCATCTGAAATCTCAATAGGTTCAACAGCTCAAACGGTAACCAGTACAGACGAAAAAGGAAATAAGTCTTTCACCAACTTTATTGTTAGAAGAAATGTTCCAGGATTTAAGGCTGTTGCTATGCACGGTAAAATGATGTGGAGAGCATCAGATACTGCTGAACTATACTTTGACGATTGTAAAGTCCGAGATGAAGATATGTTGGGTAAAGAAGGTGAAGGTTCTAAAATCATGCTTGCTACGCTAGATAGCGGTCGTTTATCCATTGCTGCCATGGGTTTAGGCTTAGCTCAAGGTGCCTTTGAACTTGCATTGAACTACAGTAAAGAAAGAAAGCAATTTGGTAAGCCGATTGGCAAATTCCAAATCAATGCTTTCAAATTAGCTGATATGGCAACAAAAATTGAATTGGCAAGAAATCTCCTTTATAAAGCGTGCTGGTTGAAAGACAACAAATTACCTTTTGCTAAAGAGGCTGCAATGTCGAAACTTTATTGTTCAGAAATAGCCAAACAAGTTGCTGATGAAGCTGTTCAGATTCATGGAGGTTATGGTCTCATGAAAGATTATCCCATTGAAAGATTCTATCGTGACCAACGCTTGCTTCAAATTGGAGAAGGAACATCTGAAATTCAGAGATTGGTAATTTCGAGATATATTGGTTGCTAGAAGGCAAAGAGTTTAGAGAAAAGAGGAATTCTTCGCCACCAAAAATTATTAAACTAAATGACTATTAAACAATTACGACTGGTTGAGTCTCCTCGTGATGCCATGCAGGGGCTGAAAACTTTCATTCCAACTGAAAAGAAAATAGATTATATACAATCTTTATTAAAGGTAGGATATGACATCCTTGATTTTGGAAGTTTTGTTTCTCCAAAAGCAATACCTCAAATGAGAGACACTGGAAAGGTCCTTCAATCTCTTGATTTGTCTGAAACCAATACCAAACTACTCGTTGTTGTTGGAAATGTAAAGGGAATGGAAATAGCATGTGGCCACTCAAATCTTTCATATATAGGTTATCCTTTTTCTGTATCAAATACATTTCTAAAACTGAATATCAATTCGACTATTGAAAAATCTTTAGAAACAATTGACTCATTATTAGAAACTTGCGATAAGAAAGATAGGCAACTAATGGTTTATTTATCTATGGGATTTGGGAATCCATATGGAGATCCATGGAGTATTGATATAATTGAAGAATATACTGATATACTCTTGAGAAAGGGTGTTCAGGAAATTAATTTCTCTGATACAATAGGTGTTGGAACCCCTGAAATAATTACAGAGATTTTTAAAAAGATTCCACCTAAGTTTCCTGCTATTAATTTTGGATTGCATTTGCATACTAAGCAGTCTGAGTGGGAACCAAAAATACAGGCAGCATATGACAATGGTTGCTGGAGCTTTGACTCAGTGCTGAATGGTCTGGGAGGTTGTCCAATGACCCAACATGAAATGGTAGGAAACCTAAATACTATTGATCTATTTAATTATTTTGATATAAATAAAATAAATACTAATATTGATAGTAAAGCTTTTGCTCAAGCAAAATCTAAAGCAGCAGAATTATTTACATTTACAAAATAAAAATTTGAAAATAAAATAGGATACATATGCAGAAAGTTGTAAAAAATGCACAAGAAGCAATTCAAGGAATTCAGGATGGCATGGATATCATGCTTGGTGGATTTGGCTTATGTGGAATACCTGAAAATTGTTTAGATGCCCTTGTGGACGCAAACATAAAAAACCTAACCTGTATCTCAAACAATGCTGGGATTGATAATGTTGGATTAGGCAAATTGTTGAGAGGTCAACAGATAAAGAAAATGATTTCATCTTATGTAGGTGAAAACAAAGAATTTGAAAGGCAATATTTAAGTGGCGAGCTAGAAGTAGATTTAATACCACAAGGCACATTGGCAGAAAGAATTCGTGCTGGTGGAGCTGGTATTCCTGCTTTTTTTGTTCCTGCTGGATACGGCACAGAAGTTCAGGGTGATAAAGAAGTCAGGGAGTTTAATGGGAAACCTCATATTCTTGAATTAGGGATGAGAGCAGATTTTGCCATTGTAAAAGCATGGAAAGGAGATACCAAAGGAAATCTTATTTATCGACACACGGCAAATAACTTCAACAATATGATGGCAGCTGCCGGAATCATTACGATTGCAGAGGTTGAAGAATTAGTACCTGCCGGTGAATTAGACCCAAATCAAATTCATACACATGGTATATTCGTTCAGCGTATTTTCCAAGGAACTGATTATAAGAAGCAGATTGAATTTGAAACAACATCTGATTAATTTGATAATGAGGTAATTAGTTAATGAGCTAATTATCAAATAATTAACGAATAAACGAATATAAAATGAGTTTAGATAAAAACGGAATTGCAAAACGAATAGCACAGGAGCTTCAGGATGGCTATTATGTTAATTTAGGAATCGGAATTCCTACACTAGTTGCTAACTATATTCCTGAGGGAATGGATGTAACCTTGCATTCTGAAAATGGTTTATTGGGTATTGGCCCATTTCCCAAGAAAGAAAATGTAGATGCAGACCTCATTAATGCAGGAAAGCAAACGGTTACATATTTAGATGGTGCTTCATTCTTTGACTCTGCTGATAGCTTTGGCATGATTCGAGGTGGACATGTAGATTTAACGGTACTCGGAGCATTTGAAGTTACCGTTAATGGTGACATTGCTAGCTGGAAAGTTCCTGGCAAATTAGTTAAAGGAATGGGAGGAGCAATGGACTTAGTTGCTGCTGCAAAGAATATTATTGTTGCTATGCAACATACAGATAGAGAAGGAAATTCAAAATTACTAATGGATTGCACATTGCCTTTAACAGGTGTGAGTTGTGTGAAAAAAATCGTCACAAACCTGGCTGTTATTGAAGTAAGAGACGGTGCTTTTCATTTAATGGAAAGAGCTCCTGGCGTAAGTGTTGAAGAAATTAAGAATGCAACTGCTGGAACTTTGGTTATTGCAGGTGATATTCCAGAAATGAGTTTGTAAATATTATCAATCAAAAATAAATTAAGATTATGGCAGAATTTAATTACCCGAAGAAGGTTACTATAGGTGATATAACCGTAAGAGATGGTTTTCAGCACGAAGAAAAATTCATTTCAACTGAAGCAAAAATTTGGTTATCAGAGCAATTGCTTTTAGCTGGATTTAAACATATTGAAGTAACCAATATGGGCAATCCTAAAGGAATGCCTCAATTTAGAGATGCTGATGAAGTGTTTAAGGGCATTCGCAAAAGTAAAAAAATTGCCCATTTGCTTCCAGAAGTGAAATTGACAGCTGTAACAATTCGCGAGCGTGCAATTGAAAGAGCAATAAATGCTTATAAAGAAGGATGGGGACCCGACCGTATTTTGGTAATGGTTTCCACTAGTGAATCACATCATAAGAAAAACTCAGGTTTGACTTTAGAAGAGTACTGGAAAATGTGCGAAGAATGGATTCCAAAGTGTAGAGATGCAGGAATGAAAGTCAATGGTACCGTAAGTACAATTTGGGGTTGCCCAATTGAAGGTCCTACAAAATTGGAAAAAGCGATAGAGTTTACTCAACGATGGTTAGATATTGGAGCTACTGATGTGGAACATG is a window from the Bacteroidota bacterium genome containing:
- a CDS encoding acyloxyacyl hydrolase; this encodes MKNIKFILIFLFLQGVCLAQNESAKLKTKDYIFLSLNYHQGTIMPTNPFVKGENETGLPIDKYRGASFKLGWQNPGYTQWQKVYHAPYYGIGFWTGDFYSRELGNPMAIYGFLGIPLFRLKWMELYADLQFGTAWHWRYYDSITNPNNIAIGGSMTVYIDVGLNAFVPLSKRLDLGAGLTFSHFSNGGFERPNRGLNIYSPSIELKYHLRGRPETSGLPKAEKETKTHDLYLMLGYGDHQLTEHELDTNYFAVGGISAFYQLRHSNAWRSGLGVDMNYWWGLNANPDGTPGPRNLENLTFGLIYQPELIIGDLSLVLGIGMYARNYRYGNWNQFYQRLGVNYRIYDNLTFGVNIRAVNFMLAEFLEFNLGYRIKWTK
- a CDS encoding enoyl-CoA hydratase/isomerase family protein, which translates into the protein MKTYRNIEFEIQDSVGTLWLNRPEVHNALNAEMIGEIIDFFSNISEYPDARVILLRGRGKSFCAGADLNYMKGIAEFGFEENYQDSLKLAKCFNVIYTCPKPTIAVVHGAAIGGGNGLLASCDMIYCDHETKFAFSEVKLGIAPATISPYVIKRIGESGARDLMITGRRFLGAEAEKYRLVNKSLAAEELDEYLAKIIKQLMTSGPDAMSACKRLIYDVANELTFEDSIDYTAKMIAELRASDEGQEGMASFLEKRKPNWVKN
- a CDS encoding hydroxymethylglutaryl-CoA lyase, with product MTIKQLRLVESPRDAMQGLKTFIPTEKKIDYIQSLLKVGYDILDFGSFVSPKAIPQMRDTGKVLQSLDLSETNTKLLVVVGNVKGMEIACGHSNLSYIGYPFSVSNTFLKLNINSTIEKSLETIDSLLETCDKKDRQLMVYLSMGFGNPYGDPWSIDIIEEYTDILLRKGVQEINFSDTIGVGTPEIITEIFKKIPPKFPAINFGLHLHTKQSEWEPKIQAAYDNGCWSFDSVLNGLGGCPMTQHEMVGNLNTIDLFNYFDINKINTNIDSKAFAQAKSKAAELFTFTK
- a CDS encoding methylcrotonoyl-CoA carboxylase codes for the protein MFKIESKIDVNSKEFKENKEAFLKQLDAYKKILRKVSQGGSEATVKKHKERGKLLARERINKIIDPNTPFLELSPLAAYDQYENGFPSAGIVTGIGVIHGRETVIIANDATVKGGTYMRWTIKKHLRAQEIAMENQLPCLYLVDSGGAYLPEQDTVFPDKEHFGRFFYNQARMSAMGIPQVAIVMGSCTAGGAYVPAMSDETIIIKNQGTIFLGGPPLVKAATGEVVTPEELGGADVHTSISGVADHLAENDVHAIQICRNIFENLDYPIKQVLDLAPIEEPAYDPEELYGIAPTDLRKMVDPREIIARIVDGSKFHEFKERYGKTIITGFARIMGMPVGIIANNGVLFNESALKGTHFIELCTERKIPLVFLQNITGFIVGKEYERNGIAKDGAKLVHAVANAQIPKFTVLFGGSFGAGNYGMAGRAFSPRLLFMWPNAKISVMGGMQAANVLITVKQDQYKSKGKEMPQEEIDKMYKAITEKYDHEGSAYYSTSRLWDDGIIDPTDTRKVIAMGIAMSMNKQFPDHNNGVFRM
- a CDS encoding acyl-CoA dehydrogenase: MYITEEHELIRSTVRDFAEREIKPRAQELDEKAEFSIELTNMIGEMGLFGMYIPEKYGGQGLDTLSYIIAVEELARIDSSQAATLAAHNSLGLGPIYYYGTDAQKEELLPQLCTGKALWGFGLTEPDAGSDSRGSKTKAVKVGDQWVINGSKIFITNASSEISIGSTAQTVTSTDEKGNKSFTNFIVRRNVPGFKAVAMHGKMMWRASDTAELYFDDCKVRDEDMLGKEGEGSKIMLATLDSGRLSIAAMGLGLAQGAFELALNYSKERKQFGKPIGKFQINAFKLADMATKIELARNLLYKACWLKDNKLPFAKEAAMSKLYCSEIAKQVADEAVQIHGGYGLMKDYPIERFYRDQRLLQIGEGTSEIQRLVISRYIGC
- a CDS encoding biotin/lipoyl-binding protein; the encoded protein is MTKREIKFSLVYRDMWQSSGKYQPRVDQLKRIAPVIIDMGCFDRVETNGGAFEQVNLLYGENPNRAVREWTQPFNDVGIKTHMLERALNGIRMFPVPKDVRKLMYQVKKAQGTDIARSFCGLNDHRNLELSIKYAKEAGMISQAALSITKSEVHTVDYYVKLADKVVEYGADEICLKDMAGIGRPSTLGKLTKAIKDRHPHIIVQYHGHSGPGFSVASMLEVARAGADYVDVAMEPLSWGMVHPDVITIQEMLKDDGFIVPEINMNAYMEARAMTQDFIDDFLGLYIDPKNSRMSSLLVQSGLPGGMMGSLMADLKGMHQAINLNLKAQGENELSEDDLLVKMFEETAHIWPMLGYPPLVTPFSQYVKNTALMNVFQMSKGEKRFSMVDKNTWDMILGKAGTLPGTLDSELVDLANEKGFEFYKGIPQDNYPDVLDKYRAEMDELGWEYGEDDEELLEFAMHEDQYREYKSGVAKERFEADVEKKRSEKDNKNVVSMNTKQAPNRSSYSKDETGLHEAITGFLLHSLNQNVAEAKTKDSVWNNIGFWRQINSIDVKHGEDVFVIDIRQKGNAEYELFIQEELYQAKLIDVSEAEVDFSIGDKKFYASFAPCEDRTKVNINKSEFCLLREDMLATELSEASGDSSLDSEANVIAAPIPGKIFKLNVKEGDEVKKGDVIVVIDAMKMENNIETKIAGVVKEVKVALNDMVDSGQVMVVLE
- a CDS encoding T9SS type A sorting domain-containing protein; the protein is MTVESFCTRVSIRIGVLLFFVFQLAVCSYAQNYRSGDTIHAHIDVDSAFSIIQYNKSNPAFVILDVRSINEFNIYHLWNGVLLDYNSPSFDSMLNTLDKNKIYLIHCASGGRSSNAFNLMKSKQFKILYNVLGGIVGWYSAGYPLTDSIRPIIMSVSDTFLEFDSVLIGDADTMSITITNFGNGLLTLNSISGISSSDFITDFIPGTEIFGLYDYTFQIIYKPEDHFPDSIAMTIHSNGGEQQYVLKGACKTSSIKEINKEDVVVFPNPSSGLFYIKANDIKTIDVLNSEGRLVQSKQINSGENLLEMDISDYGNGVYVLKIDTGNQIIVRKLIIN
- a CDS encoding CoA transferase subunit A — protein: MQKVVKNAQEAIQGIQDGMDIMLGGFGLCGIPENCLDALVDANIKNLTCISNNAGIDNVGLGKLLRGQQIKKMISSYVGENKEFERQYLSGELEVDLIPQGTLAERIRAGGAGIPAFFVPAGYGTEVQGDKEVREFNGKPHILELGMRADFAIVKAWKGDTKGNLIYRHTANNFNNMMAAAGIITIAEVEELVPAGELDPNQIHTHGIFVQRIFQGTDYKKQIEFETTSD